One genomic window of Desulfuromonas sp. AOP6 includes the following:
- the pilO gene encoding type 4a pilus biogenesis protein PilO → MAREHLILTAWKQNKLWPSLLMVLLLANIALFVAETQVIAPKVTRLEEQLIKNQAEARLVRQQGANAATPENTLARGRQELQSFREAIPDKESFSELIGDISILASRADLEIDQITYAPEEKPEENLLIYSLSFTVSGSYRQLKKFIHSLEHSPRLIVIHELSLSGSSEKQQESVRMQIRLSTYFTSEGAR, encoded by the coding sequence ATGGCCAGAGAGCACCTGATTCTAACCGCCTGGAAACAGAATAAACTCTGGCCAAGCCTTTTAATGGTGCTGTTGCTGGCCAATATCGCCCTTTTTGTCGCGGAAACCCAGGTCATCGCTCCAAAGGTGACGCGCCTTGAGGAGCAACTGATAAAAAACCAGGCGGAAGCCAGGCTTGTCCGCCAGCAAGGGGCAAACGCGGCCACTCCAGAAAATACCCTGGCCCGCGGCAGGCAGGAGCTGCAGTCTTTTCGCGAGGCGATCCCGGACAAGGAATCATTCAGCGAATTGATCGGCGACATATCTATTCTGGCCAGCCGTGCCGACCTGGAAATTGACCAGATCACCTATGCTCCCGAGGAGAAACCCGAAGAAAATCTGTTGATCTATTCGCTTTCTTTCACGGTTTCAGGAAGTTACCGGCAGCTCAAAAAATTCATCCACTCTCTGGAACATTCTCCCCGCCTGATTGTCATCCATGAGCTTTCCCTGAGTGGGAGCAGTGAAAAACAACAGGAAAGTGTAAGGATGCAGATACGCCTCTCCACCTACTTCACCTCGGAGGGCGCACGATGA
- a CDS encoding PilN domain-containing protein: protein MKPQINLASRSYINRRGLNALYTVLIALFLLLLFLHGRTLFSLQARQSQAEKHLAEVRQTLGYLKNDKNAKQTTDELTAMRQEIAWANTILRQDSFRWTALLGHLEEVITDSTRIRSIQPQFKDGSLKISGVAKNVTALQDFLDRVVASPHFTDVYLFSQNRVEIKDAGGRAHEALNFSLELKGAF from the coding sequence ATGAAACCACAAATCAATCTCGCCAGCCGTTCTTATATCAATCGCCGGGGCCTTAATGCGCTTTACACCGTACTCATAGCCCTCTTTCTTCTGCTGCTGTTTCTCCATGGGCGCACTCTATTTTCTCTGCAGGCAAGACAGAGCCAGGCCGAAAAGCACCTGGCCGAAGTCCGGCAAACCCTGGGTTATCTGAAAAACGACAAAAACGCGAAACAGACCACGGACGAACTGACGGCTATGCGACAGGAAATCGCCTGGGCCAACACCATTCTTCGACAGGACAGTTTCCGGTGGACCGCCCTGCTCGGCCACCTGGAAGAAGTCATCACGGACAGTACCCGTATCCGCTCTATTCAGCCTCAATTCAAGGATGGCTCTCTCAAAATCAGCGGCGTGGCTAAAAACGTGACGGCTCTGCAGGATTTCCTCGATCGGGTCGTCGCTTCACCCCATTTTACCGACGTCTACCTCTTCAGTCAGAACCGGGTGGAAATCAAGGATGCCGGGGGACGCGCCCATGAGGCTCTGAATTTTTCCCTCGAACTCAAGGGAGCCTTCTGA